The proteins below come from a single Streptomyces sp. SCSIO 75703 genomic window:
- a CDS encoding diacylglycerol kinase family protein, with amino-acid sequence MRALLVVNPAATTTSARTRDVLIHALASEMKLEAVTTEYRGHARDLARQAARGDDIDLVVALGGDGTVNEVVNGLLHAGPDPDRLPGLAVVPGGSTNVFARALGLPNHAVEATGALLDALRESRERTVGLGLASGTPGTDDEGVPARWFTFNAGLGFDAGVVGRVEQHREQGRKSTHALYVRQVVRQLIGEPHRRQGMITLERAGAEPVTDLVLSIVSNTCPWTFLGNRPIYASPKASFDTGLDLFGLSRLSTAAVARYGTQLLTSSPERGPRGRHAVSLHDLTEFTLHSKAPLPLQMDGDHLGLRTSVTFTGVRRALRVIV; translated from the coding sequence ATGCGTGCACTTCTCGTGGTCAACCCGGCGGCAACCACCACGAGCGCGCGTACGCGCGATGTGCTGATCCACGCGCTCGCCAGCGAGATGAAGCTGGAGGCCGTCACCACCGAGTACCGCGGCCACGCGCGCGACCTCGCCCGGCAGGCGGCGCGCGGCGACGACATCGACCTCGTGGTCGCCCTCGGCGGCGACGGCACCGTCAACGAGGTCGTCAACGGCCTGCTGCACGCCGGGCCCGATCCGGACCGGCTGCCCGGCCTCGCCGTGGTCCCCGGCGGATCGACCAACGTCTTCGCCCGCGCCCTCGGCCTGCCCAACCACGCCGTGGAGGCCACCGGCGCCCTGCTGGACGCGCTGCGCGAGAGCCGGGAACGCACCGTCGGACTGGGTCTGGCCTCCGGCACCCCGGGCACCGACGACGAGGGCGTGCCGGCCCGCTGGTTCACCTTCAACGCCGGGCTCGGTTTCGACGCCGGGGTGGTCGGCCGGGTCGAGCAGCACCGGGAGCAGGGCCGCAAGTCCACCCACGCCCTGTACGTGCGCCAGGTGGTGCGTCAGCTCATCGGGGAGCCGCATCGCCGCCAGGGGATGATCACGCTGGAGCGGGCCGGTGCCGAGCCGGTCACCGATCTGGTGCTCTCCATAGTCTCGAACACGTGCCCCTGGACGTTTCTGGGCAATCGCCCGATCTACGCGTCGCCTAAAGCCTCGTTCGATACCGGGCTTGACCTCTTCGGCCTCAGCCGCCTGTCGACGGCCGCGGTTGCCCGGTATGGCACCCAGTTGCTCACTTCGTCCCCCGAGCGCGGACCCCGGGGCCGGCATGCGGTGTCCCTGCACGATCTGACCGAGTTCACCTTGCATTCGAAGGCGCCACTGCCCCTCCAGATGGACGGTGACCACCTGGGGCTGCGTACCAGCGTGACGTTCACAGGCGTACGCCGGGCACTGCGTGTGATTGTGTGA
- a CDS encoding WhiB family transcriptional regulator has protein sequence MDWRHRAVCREEDPELFFPIGNTGPALLQIEEAKAVCRRCPVIEQCLQWALESGQDSGVWGGLSEDERRAMKRRAARNRARQASA, from the coding sequence ATGGACTGGCGTCACCGCGCCGTTTGCCGCGAGGAAGACCCCGAGCTCTTCTTCCCCATCGGCAACACCGGTCCCGCGCTGCTGCAGATCGAGGAAGCCAAGGCCGTCTGCCGTCGCTGCCCGGTGATCGAGCAGTGTCTGCAGTGGGCGCTCGAGTCCGGTCAGGACTCCGGCGTCTGGGGTGGTCTCAGCGAGGACGAGCGCCGCGCGATGAAGCGCCGTGCCGCCCGCAACCGGGCTCGTCAGGCTTCCGCCTGA
- a CDS encoding PAS domain-containing sensor histidine kinase: MNELVRQHTLLDESDLEWLHLLVSEWQLLSDLSFADLVLWVPTRDGTRYVSVAQMRPNTGPTSYQDDMIGHLVPRGRRPLLDVALDEGRIVREGDPEWREEVPVRVESIPVRRQGRVLGVIARNTNLLTVRTPSRLELTYLQSASDLAQMIAAGAFPFENQQVDMDASPRVGDGLIRLDADGVVQYASPNALSAYHRLGLAADLVGHHLGETTAELAPSRVPVDEALAKLASGWAPRDFEVEARGGVIQFRAIPLKPKGTRIGSLVLLRDVTELRRRERELITKDATIREIHHRVKNNLQTVAALLRLQARRIESERGRAALEEAVRRVGSIAIVHETLSQNLDERVEFDEIADRVVAMVAEISPGKVTGRRSGRFGILDAEVATPLSMVLTEVLQNALEHGFREGDTGTVEVTAVRGGTSREARLLVTVQDDGVGLPADFDPHRSGNLGLQIVRTLVEGELGGSFDMVPAPERGTQVILDIPVPPRK; the protein is encoded by the coding sequence ATGAACGAACTCGTACGCCAGCACACGCTCCTCGACGAATCCGACCTGGAGTGGCTGCACCTGCTGGTCTCGGAGTGGCAGCTCCTCTCCGACCTCTCCTTCGCCGACCTCGTGCTGTGGGTCCCCACCCGTGACGGCACCCGGTACGTCTCCGTCGCCCAGATGCGGCCCAACACCGGCCCCACCTCGTACCAGGACGACATGATCGGCCACCTCGTGCCGCGCGGCCGGCGGCCCCTGCTGGACGTCGCCCTGGACGAGGGCCGGATCGTGCGCGAGGGCGACCCGGAGTGGCGCGAGGAGGTCCCGGTCCGGGTCGAGTCCATCCCCGTGCGCCGCCAGGGACGCGTCCTCGGCGTCATCGCGCGCAACACCAACCTGCTCACCGTGCGCACCCCGAGCCGGCTGGAGCTGACATACCTCCAGAGCGCCTCCGACCTCGCCCAGATGATCGCGGCCGGCGCCTTCCCGTTCGAGAACCAGCAGGTCGACATGGACGCCTCGCCGCGCGTCGGCGACGGCCTCATCCGGCTCGACGCGGACGGCGTCGTCCAGTACGCCTCGCCCAACGCCCTCTCCGCCTACCACCGCCTCGGGCTCGCCGCCGACCTGGTCGGGCACCACCTCGGCGAGACCACGGCGGAACTCGCCCCGTCCCGGGTCCCGGTGGACGAGGCGCTCGCCAAGCTGGCCAGCGGCTGGGCGCCGCGCGACTTCGAGGTCGAGGCGCGCGGCGGGGTGATCCAGTTCCGCGCCATCCCGCTCAAGCCCAAGGGGACGCGCATCGGCTCCCTGGTCCTGCTGCGCGACGTCACGGAGCTGCGCCGCAGGGAACGCGAGCTGATCACCAAGGACGCCACCATCCGGGAGATCCACCACCGGGTGAAGAACAACCTCCAGACCGTCGCCGCGCTGCTGCGGCTGCAGGCCCGCCGCATCGAGTCCGAGCGGGGCCGCGCGGCGCTGGAGGAGGCGGTGCGCCGGGTCGGCTCGATCGCCATCGTGCACGAGACGCTGTCTCAGAACCTGGACGAGAGGGTGGAGTTCGACGAGATCGCCGACCGGGTGGTCGCGATGGTGGCCGAGATCTCGCCGGGCAAGGTCACGGGCCGGCGCTCCGGGCGCTTCGGCATCCTGGACGCCGAGGTCGCCACGCCGCTGTCGATGGTGCTGACCGAGGTGCTGCAGAACGCGCTGGAGCACGGCTTCCGCGAGGGCGACACCGGCACCGTCGAGGTCACCGCGGTCCGGGGCGGCACGAGCCGGGAGGCGCGGCTCCTCGTCACCGTCCAGGACGACGGGGTGGGCCTGCCCGCGGACTTCGACCCGCACCGCTCGGGCAACCTGGGGCTCCAGATCGTCCGCACCCTGGTCGAGGGCGAGCTGGGCGGCTCCTTCGACATGGTCCCGGCGCCGGAGCGCGGCACCCAGGTGATCCTCGACATCCCGGTGCCGCCGCGGAAATAG
- the nagB gene encoding glucosamine-6-phosphate deaminase, with protein MEVVIVPDAKAGGELVAEAMARLLRRKPDALLGVATGSTPLPVYEALAARVRSGAVDVSEARIAQLDEYVGLPVDHPESYRSVLRREVLEPLGLGADAFLGPDGSDEDVVGACASYEKALAAAGGVDFQLLGIGTDGHIGFNEPCSSLSSRTRIKTLTEQTRADNARFFDGDVEQVPHHVITQGVGTILEARHVVLLATGASKADAVAASVEGPLAAVCPASALQLHPHATVVVDEAAASKLTYAGYFRYSFAHKPDWQGI; from the coding sequence GTGGAAGTTGTCATCGTTCCGGACGCCAAGGCAGGCGGCGAACTCGTGGCCGAGGCCATGGCGCGGTTGCTCAGGCGCAAGCCCGACGCCCTGCTGGGGGTGGCCACCGGCTCGACCCCGCTGCCGGTGTACGAGGCGCTGGCGGCGCGGGTGCGCTCGGGCGCGGTGGACGTCTCCGAGGCGCGGATCGCGCAGCTCGACGAGTACGTCGGGCTGCCCGTGGACCACCCCGAGTCGTACCGCTCGGTGCTCCGGCGCGAGGTGCTGGAGCCGCTCGGGCTCGGGGCCGACGCGTTCCTCGGCCCCGACGGCTCGGACGAGGACGTGGTGGGCGCCTGCGCGTCGTACGAGAAGGCCCTGGCGGCCGCCGGCGGCGTGGACTTCCAGCTCCTGGGCATCGGCACCGACGGGCACATCGGCTTCAACGAGCCCTGCTCCTCGCTGTCCTCGCGCACCCGCATCAAGACGCTGACCGAGCAGACCCGCGCCGACAACGCGCGCTTCTTCGACGGCGACGTCGAGCAGGTCCCGCACCACGTCATCACGCAGGGCGTGGGCACCATCCTGGAGGCCCGGCACGTGGTGCTGCTGGCCACCGGCGCGTCCAAGGCCGACGCGGTCGCCGCGAGCGTGGAGGGCCCGCTGGCGGCCGTCTGCCCGGCCTCCGCGCTGCAACTGCACCCGCACGCCACGGTCGTCGTCGACGAGGCCGCGGCGAGCAAGCTGACGTACGCCGGCTACTTCCGGTACTCCTTCGCGCACAAGCCCGACTGGCAGGGCATCTGA
- a CDS encoding glycoside hydrolase family 3 N-terminal domain-containing protein, whose protein sequence is MTTLASGTDTLTRDALTVLQPGFEGTTAPDWLLRRLGEGLASVGLFGRNITSPGQLAALTAQLRAEREDVLVAIDEEGGDVTRLEVRDGSSFPGNHALGAVDDVVLTREVAAELGRRLVACGVNLDWAPSADVNSNPDNPVIGVRSFGADTDLAARHTAAYVTGLQSAGVAACTKHFPGHGDTAVDSHHALPRIDVDAEVLAERDLKPFRAAIAAGSRAVMSAHILVPALDAERPATLSRRILLDLLRGDLGFDGLIVTDGMEMRAIADAYGIERGSVLAIAAGADAICVGGGLADEDTVRRLCDALVAAVRSGELPEERLADAARRVRDLADWTARAAAGRTDTDAGDPEVGLRAARRALRVTGAEGYTPLTAAPYVAAFTPVANIAVGHETPWGVAAELGRLVPGTETGGFTGPDAGREALAAAGSRRVVAVVRDEHRHPWMTQALEALLAARPDTVVVEMGVPRAEPRGALYVATHGAARVCGRAAAEVIAGV, encoded by the coding sequence ATGACGACGCTCGCCAGCGGTACCGACACGCTCACCCGCGACGCGCTGACCGTCCTCCAGCCCGGCTTCGAGGGCACCACCGCCCCCGACTGGCTGCTGCGCCGGCTGGGCGAGGGACTGGCCTCCGTCGGCCTGTTCGGGCGGAACATCACCTCGCCCGGACAACTGGCCGCGCTCACCGCGCAACTGCGCGCCGAACGCGAGGACGTGCTGGTCGCCATCGACGAGGAGGGGGGTGACGTCACGCGCCTGGAGGTCCGCGACGGCTCCTCCTTCCCCGGCAACCACGCCCTGGGCGCGGTGGACGACGTGGTCCTCACCCGGGAGGTGGCCGCCGAACTGGGCCGCCGGCTCGTGGCCTGCGGGGTCAACCTCGACTGGGCGCCGTCCGCCGACGTCAACTCCAACCCCGACAACCCGGTGATCGGCGTGCGCTCCTTCGGCGCCGACACCGACCTGGCGGCCCGCCACACCGCCGCCTACGTCACCGGGCTGCAGTCGGCGGGGGTGGCCGCCTGCACCAAGCACTTCCCCGGCCACGGCGACACCGCCGTCGACTCCCACCACGCGCTGCCCCGCATCGACGTGGACGCCGAGGTCCTCGCCGAGCGGGACCTCAAGCCCTTCCGCGCGGCCATCGCCGCCGGCAGCAGGGCCGTGATGAGCGCGCACATCCTGGTGCCCGCGCTCGACGCGGAGCGTCCGGCAACGTTGTCCCGCCGCATCCTGCTCGACCTGCTCCGCGGCGACCTCGGCTTCGACGGCCTGATCGTCACCGACGGCATGGAGATGCGGGCCATCGCCGACGCCTACGGCATCGAGCGCGGCAGCGTCCTGGCCATCGCGGCCGGCGCCGACGCCATCTGCGTGGGCGGCGGGCTCGCCGACGAGGACACCGTCCGGCGGCTGTGCGACGCCCTGGTCGCCGCCGTGCGCTCCGGCGAACTGCCCGAGGAGCGGCTGGCCGACGCGGCCCGGCGCGTGCGCGACCTCGCCGACTGGACCGCGCGGGCCGCGGCCGGCCGGACGGACACGGACGCCGGCGACCCGGAGGTGGGCCTGCGCGCGGCCCGCCGCGCCCTGCGCGTCACCGGCGCCGAGGGCTACACGCCGCTGACCGCGGCACCGTACGTGGCGGCCTTCACGCCGGTCGCCAACATCGCGGTCGGCCACGAGACGCCCTGGGGCGTCGCGGCCGAGCTGGGCCGGCTGGTCCCGGGCACGGAGACCGGCGGCTTCACCGGGCCGGACGCCGGACGCGAGGCGCTCGCGGCGGCCGGATCGCGCCGGGTGGTCGCCGTCGTCCGCGACGAGCACCGGCACCCGTGGATGACCCAGGCCCTGGAGGCCCTCCTGGCGGCCCGCCCCGACACCGTCGTGGTCGAGATGGGCGTGCCCCGGGCGGAGCCCCGTGGCGCGCTGTACGTGGCCACCCACGGTGCGGCCCGGGTGTGCGGCAGGGCGGCGGCGGAGGTCATCGCGGGGGTGTGA
- a CDS encoding carbohydrate ABC transporter permease produces the protein MSLTTAPRATAPGYRPDRKKRSRHLYNAVGVVAFLVMAFPVYWLVVSSLRPNAEIRSYDQKLWPTSLTFDNFSRAINAPNFGSAIQSSLIICVTAVLGAMVLSTIAAFAIGRFRFRGRKIFMIVLLVVQLLPPTAMLIPLYIQLNDLGAVNEYWGVIVIYLVSTLPFATWMIRGFVVNIPLELEEAAMVDGCTRMGAFWRVIFPLLAPGLAAASIFSLINAWNEYLLAYIVLQDNDKYTLNVWLMNFTTSRGTDYGALMAASTLIAIPVVAFFMIVQKKMAAGLTSGAVKG, from the coding sequence GTGAGCCTCACGACCGCCCCCCGCGCCACGGCGCCCGGCTACCGCCCCGACCGCAAGAAGCGCAGTCGGCACCTGTACAACGCCGTCGGAGTCGTCGCCTTCCTCGTGATGGCCTTCCCGGTCTACTGGCTCGTCGTCAGCTCCCTGCGCCCCAACGCGGAGATCCGCTCCTACGACCAGAAGCTCTGGCCGACCTCCCTGACCTTCGACAACTTCAGCCGGGCCATCAACGCGCCGAACTTCGGCAGCGCCATCCAGTCCAGCCTCATCATCTGCGTGACCGCCGTGCTCGGCGCGATGGTGCTCTCCACGATCGCCGCCTTCGCCATCGGACGCTTCCGCTTCCGCGGCCGCAAGATCTTCATGATCGTGCTGCTGGTGGTGCAGCTCCTGCCGCCGACGGCCATGCTCATCCCCCTCTACATCCAGCTCAACGACCTCGGCGCCGTCAACGAGTACTGGGGCGTCATCGTCATCTACCTCGTCTCGACGCTGCCGTTCGCCACCTGGATGATCCGCGGCTTCGTGGTGAACATCCCCCTGGAGCTCGAAGAGGCCGCCATGGTCGACGGCTGCACCCGGATGGGCGCCTTCTGGCGCGTGATCTTCCCGCTGCTCGCCCCCGGCCTCGCCGCCGCCTCGATCTTCTCCCTGATCAACGCGTGGAACGAGTACCTGCTCGCCTACATCGTGTTGCAGGACAACGACAAGTACACGCTCAACGTCTGGCTCATGAACTTCACCACCTCGCGCGGCACCGACTACGGGGCGCTCATGGCCGCCTCGACGCTGATCGCGATCCCGGTCGTCGCGTTCTTCATGATCGTCCAGAAGAAGATGGCCGCTGGTCTCACCTCCGGCGCAGTGAAGGGATAA
- a CDS encoding sugar ABC transporter permease codes for MSAADIKTAGPEVSVPRAPDGDGPAPSAPRKSGWANGPLLPYLLIAPAVVAIAAVFVWPLIKTVIMSFQDVGRRELWSGDAADWVGFEQFTNILGDGEFYDVVWRTVLFMVVCVVTTLAIGLFLAHAMQRMSKGVRLLLTGALIAAWSLPLLVATSIFRWFADSDYGVANMVLTKYLGFDFQGHNWWLDPKQGFLMIGAVVVWGAIPFVAVTLYAALTQVPSELEEAAKLDGAGRLGVFRYVTWPVIKPVFQMVATLSVIWDFNVFGQVFLMRGNKPEKEYNLLGLYSYEKAFESNSFSQGAAIALITVLLLSGVAVYYLRQLLKIGEVE; via the coding sequence GTGAGTGCCGCCGACATCAAGACAGCCGGCCCGGAGGTGTCCGTACCGCGGGCGCCCGACGGCGACGGGCCGGCGCCGTCCGCACCCCGGAAGAGCGGGTGGGCCAACGGTCCACTCCTGCCCTACCTGCTGATCGCCCCGGCGGTCGTGGCCATCGCCGCGGTGTTCGTCTGGCCCCTGATCAAGACCGTGATCATGTCCTTCCAGGACGTGGGCCGGCGCGAACTGTGGAGTGGCGACGCCGCCGACTGGGTGGGCTTCGAGCAGTTCACCAACATCCTCGGCGACGGCGAGTTCTACGACGTCGTCTGGCGCACCGTCCTGTTCATGGTCGTCTGCGTCGTCACCACCCTGGCCATCGGGCTCTTCCTCGCCCACGCCATGCAGCGCATGAGCAAGGGCGTACGCCTGCTGCTGACCGGCGCCCTCATCGCCGCCTGGTCCCTGCCGCTGCTCGTCGCCACCTCGATCTTCCGCTGGTTCGCCGACTCCGACTACGGCGTGGCCAACATGGTGCTGACCAAGTACCTGGGCTTCGACTTCCAGGGCCACAACTGGTGGCTCGACCCCAAGCAGGGCTTCCTCATGATCGGCGCCGTGGTGGTGTGGGGCGCGATCCCGTTCGTCGCCGTCACCCTCTACGCCGCGCTCACCCAGGTCCCCTCCGAACTGGAGGAGGCCGCCAAGCTCGACGGCGCCGGACGGCTCGGCGTCTTCCGCTACGTGACCTGGCCGGTCATCAAGCCCGTCTTCCAGATGGTCGCCACGCTCTCCGTCATCTGGGACTTCAACGTCTTCGGCCAGGTCTTCCTGATGCGCGGCAACAAGCCCGAGAAGGAGTACAACCTGCTCGGCCTCTACTCCTACGAGAAGGCGTTCGAGTCCAACTCCTTCAGTCAGGGCGCCGCCATCGCCCTGATCACGGTGCTGCTCCTGTCCGGCGTGGCCGTCTACTACCTGCGCCAGCTGCTCAAGATCGGAGAGGTCGAGTGA
- a CDS encoding sugar ABC transporter substrate-binding protein — protein sequence MKRKLIAAIGIAGMMASIAACGGSDDNASKQDPKDRKGDLTVWLMVDAQSSWPELVKQTNADFNAKYPGVKVNVQYQQWGDKTKKLDAALSGDKFPDVVELGNTETMTYILNGALGEIDAKKYDNSDTWIEGLKDTCSYEGKLYCVPYYAGARVAIYNKDMFKEGTGSDQLPATEDELFKALDKVQDKYKKDNAFSSLYLPGRYWYAAMSYVAGYGGEIATYDEGSKEWKGALSTPEAQKGIQHFVDLVKKYNHGDQTKDEQDHANVMANEKAALLYGNGWEAGSVVDSENSGNPKLKDKIATAGMPGPNGKTLPSFIGGSDLATIAKSKNQDLAQEWISLFTNEKAQAALAEKDILPNNTKQLEPLKNKPETAASANAVPDAWFTPIAPGWAAIEKKETLEIMLLDILKGKSVADATKAADAEINSLINEVS from the coding sequence GTGAAGCGCAAGCTGATAGCCGCGATCGGTATCGCGGGCATGATGGCATCCATCGCGGCGTGCGGGGGCTCCGACGACAACGCGTCCAAGCAGGACCCCAAGGACCGCAAGGGCGACCTCACCGTCTGGCTGATGGTGGACGCCCAGAGCAGCTGGCCGGAGCTGGTCAAGCAGACCAACGCCGACTTCAACGCGAAGTACCCCGGGGTCAAGGTCAACGTCCAGTACCAGCAGTGGGGCGACAAGACCAAGAAGCTCGACGCCGCGCTGTCCGGCGACAAGTTCCCCGACGTGGTCGAGCTGGGCAACACCGAGACGATGACCTACATCCTCAACGGTGCCCTCGGCGAGATCGACGCCAAGAAGTACGACAACTCGGACACGTGGATCGAGGGCCTCAAGGACACCTGCTCCTACGAGGGCAAGCTCTACTGCGTCCCGTACTACGCCGGCGCCCGCGTCGCCATCTACAACAAGGACATGTTCAAGGAAGGCACCGGTTCCGACCAGTTGCCGGCCACCGAGGACGAACTGTTCAAGGCGCTCGACAAGGTCCAGGACAAGTACAAGAAGGACAACGCCTTCTCGTCGCTGTACCTGCCGGGCCGCTACTGGTACGCCGCCATGTCGTACGTCGCCGGGTACGGCGGCGAGATCGCCACCTACGACGAGGGCAGCAAGGAGTGGAAGGGCGCCCTCTCCACGCCGGAGGCGCAGAAGGGCATCCAGCACTTCGTCGACCTGGTCAAGAAGTACAACCACGGTGACCAGACGAAGGACGAGCAGGACCACGCCAACGTCATGGCCAACGAGAAGGCGGCCCTGCTCTACGGCAACGGCTGGGAGGCCGGCAGCGTCGTCGACTCCGAGAACAGCGGCAACCCGAAGCTGAAGGACAAGATCGCCACCGCGGGCATGCCCGGCCCGAACGGCAAGACCCTGCCCTCCTTCATCGGCGGCTCCGACCTCGCCACCATCGCCAAGTCCAAGAACCAGGACCTGGCGCAGGAGTGGATCTCCCTCTTCACCAACGAGAAGGCCCAGGCCGCCCTCGCCGAGAAGGACATCCTCCCCAACAACACCAAGCAGCTCGAACCGCTGAAGAACAAGCCGGAGACCGCCGCGAGCGCCAACGCGGTGCCCGACGCCTGGTTCACCCCGATCGCCCCCGGCTGGGCCGCGATCGAGAAGAAGGAAACGCTCGAGATCATGCTGCTCGACATCCTGAAGGGCAAGTCGGTCGCCGACGCCACCAAGGCTGCCGACGCGGAGATCAACTCGCTGATCAACGAGGTCTCCTGA
- a CDS encoding GntR family transcriptional regulator, whose translation MSTDVSSAENEGGASVRTARVPKYYRLKKHLLDMVRTQAPGTPVPPERTLAAEFDTSRTTVRQALQELVVEGRLERIQGKGTFVAKPKVSQALQLTSYTEDMRAQGLEPTSQLLDIGYITADDRLAGLLDITAGGRVLRIERLRMANGEPMAIETTHLSAKHFPALRRSLAKYTSLYTALAEVYDVHLAEAEETIETSLATPREAGLLGTDVGLPMLMLSRHSLDRSGRPVEWVRSVYRGDRYKFVARLKRPQD comes from the coding sequence ATGAGCACCGACGTCAGCAGTGCGGAGAACGAGGGCGGGGCGAGCGTCCGTACCGCGCGCGTGCCCAAGTACTACCGACTGAAGAAACACCTGCTCGACATGGTCCGGACCCAGGCACCGGGCACCCCGGTCCCGCCCGAGCGCACGCTCGCCGCGGAGTTCGACACCTCGCGCACCACCGTGCGCCAGGCGCTCCAGGAACTGGTCGTGGAGGGCCGCCTGGAGCGCATCCAGGGCAAGGGCACCTTCGTCGCCAAGCCCAAGGTCTCCCAGGCGCTCCAGCTCACCTCGTACACCGAGGACATGCGGGCGCAGGGCCTCGAACCCACCTCGCAGTTGCTGGACATCGGCTACATCACCGCCGACGACCGGCTCGCCGGGCTGCTGGACATCACCGCCGGCGGCCGGGTGCTGCGCATCGAGCGGCTGCGCATGGCCAACGGGGAGCCGATGGCCATCGAGACGACCCACCTGTCGGCGAAGCACTTCCCCGCGCTGCGCCGCTCCCTGGCGAAGTACACCTCCCTCTACACGGCGCTCGCCGAGGTGTACGACGTCCATCTCGCCGAGGCCGAGGAGACCATCGAGACCTCGCTGGCCACCCCGCGCGAGGCCGGGCTGCTCGGCACCGACGTCGGGCTGCCGATGCTGATGCTCTCCCGGCACTCGCTGGACCGCTCCGGCCGCCCCGTGGAGTGGGTGCGGTCGGTGTACCGGGGCGACCGCTACAAGTTCGTCGCCCGGCTCAAGCGCCCGCAGGACTGA
- a CDS encoding DUF3311 domain-containing protein, which translates to MPDSPHTDRAPTVTPSRVVIGLCLLAPFVAMLWVGSYARVDPALFGIPFFYWYQMAWVLLSTALTATAYTLWRRDQRARGARTGGGPR; encoded by the coding sequence ATGCCAGATTCCCCGCACACCGACCGCGCGCCGACGGTCACACCGTCGCGCGTCGTCATCGGACTGTGCCTGCTCGCACCGTTCGTCGCCATGCTGTGGGTCGGCTCCTACGCGAGAGTGGACCCGGCCCTCTTCGGCATCCCGTTCTTCTACTGGTACCAGATGGCGTGGGTGCTCCTGTCCACGGCGCTGACGGCGACCGCGTACACGCTCTGGCGGCGCGACCAGCGCGCGCGGGGCGCCCGCACGGGCGGTGGTCCGCGGTGA